The Thamnophis elegans isolate rThaEle1 chromosome Z, rThaEle1.pri, whole genome shotgun sequence DNA window GTTGGTCCAAATCCAATACAAGTGACAGACCAGAAAACTGAGACTAAACATCTTCATATTTGTGACCAGTGTGGAAAAGAATACGAGTGGCTTTCGGAGCTTATCCAGCATCAGCTATTTTTTGGAGGAGAAGCAGATAGACAGTGCCAGCTTCATATGGAAGGTAGAAATCCAAGTCATTTAGCACCTGTCCCTATTCTCTTCCAGGGAAACAATATGTGTGCAACCTTTTGGGAAACTTTACAACAAAAGTCAAGGGATCATAATACTCATGCCAAGATTGGAAAGGATTTCTGCAGGTTCTCTCTACCCAAGAGGCATACACTACCTAGGGAGGAACTGACTAGACAGAATgagtcaaaaataaataaatctagtaCCTTATCATTTGTCCCCCTTGTGAGAAGAAATACATTTGCAGACTCTTGTGAAATGTCTAACGTAAATTCAATGCTTACATGTTCTTACACAGGGAAACAACACAGTGACCAATGTGGAAGATGCTATCACTGTCTTTGTGCTCAACAGCATCTTGATAATTTTGAATTGAAATCAGATACAGATGAACTGTTCAATTTGGGAGCATACTGTCCAAAAAGTTTAGTGCCCATTCCTTCGTTAGCAGAGAAAATATTCAGTGAAAACTCAAAAATCCCCATAGAACAAAAGAACTATGCTAAGAATCTGAACACATTTAACTGTGATAAGAACGATTTCCAGCGTCATTTGTTGACCAAACATCATCTACATGTTCCCTTGGGAGGGGAAGCAGACATACTGGACCAACTTAAAATACAAGCAGGCAGTTTAAGTCGATttcaaatagaaagaaaaattatagAATCTTCTGAATCAGTTAAACCTCAATCAAATCTCACAACAAACCAAGGTTTCCAAATTAAGACGGAATGTGAGAAGGATTTCCAATGGTCCTCTGCCCTGACTCAACATCAAGTTGTGAACTCTGGGAAAGTTAATTGGAAACAATGCCCATCAAAGGTAGATGATCAAAATGATTCATCACCTGATCTCATGGATCTTGACCAACCTGCCCATCTGAAGACAAACCAATTGACTGAGAAACACAAACCCTATGCGTGTGGTCACTGTGGTAAAAGCTTCAAGTGGCCTTCTGGCCTTGTTCGACATGAACAGACTCATTATAGAACAAAACTAATAAAAGGCAAGTGCACTAAGCTCAACAAATCATATATTTGTGGACACTGTGGGAAAACTTTCCAGTGGCCTGAGCTTGTCCAACATAAATACATGCATTCTAGAAAAAAATTACTGCGAGCCAAGGACACCAAACCCAACAAATACTACACACGTAGCCAATGTGGAAGGAGCTTCCAGTCGCTTTCTCAACTTGCCCAACATGAACACACTCATTCCAGAAGTAAATTAGTGAGCAGAAAGCTCAAGCCCAAACCCCATATCTGTAATCAGTGTGGAAAAGGCTTCACGTGGCCTTCTGACCTTGCCCGACATCAACAGACtcattctaaaaaaataatattgaaaggCAAGGGCATCAAACTCAAGAAATACTACACCTGCAGTCAATGTACAAAGAGTTTCCAGAGGCCTTCTCAACTTGCCCAACATGAACACACTCATTCCAGAAGTAAATTAGTGAGGAGCAAGCTTAAGCTCAAATCCCATATCTGTAATCACTGTGGAAAAGGCTTCACATGGCCTTCTGACCTTGCCCGACATCAACAGACTCATTCTAAAACAATAATATTGAAAGGCAAGGGCATCAAACCCAAGAAATATTACACACGTAGTCAATGTACAAAGAGTTTCCAGAGGCCTTTTCAATTTACCCAACATGAACACACTCATTCCAGAAATAAATTAGTGAGCAGCAAGCTCAAGCTCAATAAATCCTGCATCTGTGATCAGTGTGGAAAAAGCTTCAAGTGGCCTTCTGACCTTGCCCGTCATCAACAGACTCactctaaaaaaataatattgaaaggCAAGGATATCAAACTCAAGAAATACCACACATGTAGTCAATGTACAAAGAGTTTCCAGAGGCCTTCTCAACTTGCCCAACATGAACACACTCATTCCAGAAGTAAATTAGCAGAAAGCTCAAGCCCAAACCCTATATCTGTAATCAGTGTGGAAAAGGCTTCATGTGGCCTTCTGACCTTTCTCGACATCAACAGACTCATTCTAAAACAATATTGAAAGGCAAAGGCATCAAACTCAAGAAATACTACACCTGTAGTCAATGTACAAAGAGTTTCCAGAGGCCTTTTCAACTTGCCCAACATGAACACACTCATTCCGGAAGTAAATTAGTGAGTAGAAAGCTCAAGCTCAATAAATCCTGCATCTGTGAACAGACTCactctaaaaaaataatattgaaaggCAAGGACACCAAACCCAACAAATACTACACATGTAGTCAATGTACAAAGAGTTTCCAGAGGCCTTCTCAACTTGCCCAACATGAACACATTCATTCCAGAAGTAAATTAGTGAGCAGCAAGCTCAAGCGCAAACCCCATATCTGTAATCAGTGTGGAAAAGGCTTCATGTGGCCTTCTGACTTTGCCCGACATCAACAGACTCATTCTAAAACAATATTGAAAGGCAAGGGAAAGAAACTCAAGAAATACTACAACTGTAGTCAATGTACAAAGAGTTTCCAGAGGCCTTCTCTACTTGCCCAACATGAACACACTCCTTCCAGAAGAAAATTAGCAACAAGCTCAAGCTCAACAAATGCCATATCTGTAATCAGTGTGGAAAAGGCTTCACATGGCCTTGAGACCTTGCCCGACATCAACAGACtcattttagaaaaataattttgagaGGCAAGGGCATCAAACTCAACAAATACTACACATGCAGTCAATGTAGAAAGAGTTTCCAGAAGCCTTCTCAACTTGCCCGACATGAACAAATTCATTCAAGAAGTAAATTAGTGAGAGGCAAGTATACCAAGCTCAACAAATCCTATATATGATCAGTGTGGAAAAGGCTTCACATGGCCTTCTGACCTTGCCAGACATGAATGCACTCATTTTAGAGTAATGTCACACAGAAATAAACTCATGAAGCTTCAAAAGCTTTTTGCGTGGTGTGGAAAGAACTTCCAGGGGTTTGTCTCCCATTGTTCAACTTAAATGCTCTTATTCATGGAAAATAATGACTAGAAGCAAACGCACCAAGCTCAGGAAGCTGCACACCTGTTATGGAAGTGGAAAAAGCATCCAGTGGCCTAAACCTGTTGAATATCAGTGTGttcattccagaaaaaaaattaaggcagaAATGTATCAAACTCAAGAAATTACACAGTAAAGTTACAATTACATTGGGAAACTCAAGAGGTAGCATTACCTTGTCCAGCATATCCATGtttattccaaaataaaattaataaaaggcaAATGTACCAAAGCTTCTGGTGTCCTGTTTTTTCCAGACATGAAAAGATTCACTCCTAAAGAAATGTTAGCCAGTGACAAATATATTAAGCTCGAGAAATTCTCTTTGTCTTCTGTATGAAAAAAGTCTCCAGTAACTGCCTGAAGCTTTCTAACAATAAATCTGTCAAGATTCATTCCAGGAAAAAGTAATAATGGGTTTAGCCTGCCCATTTGTCCCAGCAGAAGGACTTACTGCAGACCCTGTCAAGGAAATTTGGCTGGTAGAGTTgaggagagccttttctattgtggTTCCCACCCTGTGAAATAATCTATTGCCAGTGAGATCTACCCCTATACTCTGGCCTTCCAGAAAGGCCTTAAAACCTGGTTTTGCCAGCTACAGTATTGGGGATTCTCTTTGGTGGAGAAGATTGACCCAGTAAGAAGAATACCTCATATCCTTGGTTTTAGTTCTTATATAagtcatttaatttttaaattttattttttaaagaaatatttttcagaaaatatattaatttttaaatcttaattttaaagagccatggtggcatagtactgcaggctaattcagctcactgtcaGGAGTTATGTCCTCcgtgactcaaggttgactcagccttccatccttccgagcttggtaaaatgaggacccaaattgatggaggcagtatgctgactctgttaaccacttagagagggctgtaaagcactatgaagcggtttataagttttaagtgctattgcttttgctaattttaactcttttatgtcttatcttTGTTGTTTTATAAGCTGCCCTCTCATACTTttgttgagatgggcagcatatacatttattaaacaaGGCACAAATACCTCAAACTCAAGAAAAAACCACATAGTTGCTATGGAAAAAGCATTCTATTGGCATCCTGGCCTTGTCTAATAGAAGTGCAGTCCTTAAGTACGTCTTTTGACTGCTATTTGGTTAAACATATTCATGGGGTGCAGATTTAAATTATGCCATTTGTTGGTATTCATTCATGTTTTGTTCAGCTACTGAAGCACCAAAAAGCTGATAAGAAAAGCGAtgaagtagaagagaaagaaggtAGCCGAATAACAAAAATGCATATGGGAAATGATCTCTGTCTCCTGTCTTTCCATAACAACTTCTGGACAGCACTGCAAAGCTTATGCTCATATAACAATTTGTGAATGAGGAGGATGTCG harbors:
- the LOC116520851 gene encoding zinc finger protein 615-like codes for the protein MAALESAFSEEAMADINPALDRENLAATDNEGLATDQLTTTEKVALKNSVNAEAVWEYPWQSDKVVTNLSVPHQDGNISVKNEEANSQSSKQINNHDNQNKNLYFCDVRLKKDFQQPSLFAQHKNVFCPSKVLMQNKQLNWDQLEIGSPLVPDQNRQTKNCSIGDQCGENNQSLSYLSQYCKNILLKENSAWQHQNSQSEASSLISEACNQSTLVPVPLRAENIIEYIDEAVGPNPIQVTDQKTETKHLHICDQCGKEYEWLSELIQHQLFFGGEADRQCQLHMEGRNPSHLAPVPILFQGNNMCATFWETLQQKSRDHNTHAKIGKDFCRFSLPKRHTLPREELTRQNESKINKSSTLSFVPLVRRNTFADSCEMSNVNSMLTCSYTGKQHSDQCGRCYHCLCAQQHLDNFELKSDTDELFNLGAYCPKSLVPIPSLAEKIFSENSKIPIEQKNYAKNLNTFNCDKNDFQRHLLTKHHLHVPLGGEADILDQLKIQAGSLSRFQIERKIIESSESVKPQSNLTTNQGFQIKTECEKDFQWSSALTQHQVVNSGKVNWKQCPSKVDDQNDSSPDLMDLDQPAHLKTNQLTEKHKPYACGHCGKSFKWPSGLVRHEQTHYRTKLIKGKCTKLNKSYICGHCGKTFQWPELVQHKYMHSRKKLLRAKDTKPNKYYTRSQCGRSFQSLSQLAQHEHTHSRSKLVSRKLKPKPHICNQCGKGFTWPSDLARHQQTHSKKIILKGKGIKLKKYYTCSQCTKSFQRPSQLAQHEHTHSRSKLVRSKLKLKSHICNHCGKGFTWPSDLARHQQTHSKTIILKGKGIKPKKYYTRSQCTKSFQRPFQFTQHEHTHSRNKLVSSKLKLNKSCICDQCGKSFKWPSDLARHQQTHSKKIILKGKDIKLKKYHTCSQCTKSFQRPSQLAQHEHTHSRSKLAESSSPNPISVISVEKASCGLLTFLDINRLILKQY